The Falco naumanni isolate bFalNau1 chromosome 1, bFalNau1.pat, whole genome shotgun sequence genome window below encodes:
- the KIF12 gene encoding kinesin-like protein KIF12 isoform X1: MFNRAVVPVVRGSPRWLAVAPAGTRRPLRTPRVRGAGGHMEPEGERGWDPQPGTRPRTLPRGQDRPSPGEEREGAVVGRETRLRVVLRVRPLTCTETRRGDQRVVHSLGDGTIHVSAARHDATFGFSAVFDAGASQEAVFEGSGMRQLVELAIDGFSCTVFAFGQTGSGKTYTLMGPLLAQSETQPASPALLGLMQRSFACLLEQSRSRGSDLALSASYLEIYNEQVRDLLSPGPPCALPLRWSKTHGFYVENQLSVDFESLEAIANLLLQGSQRRQTSAHALNRHSSRSHALLTINVRSRAVSTHPAPGGGLGGGAGALCGDANNPGVWGVTSSSPRMCWWGWGEQQGAKSQTQGLERCCGPRGRGEGGQSITPPKRVPQPSTRPGKQGTLCFVDLAGSERVKETGSSGELSVEANNINRSLLALGHCISLLAKPRGKRMHIPYRDSKLTRLLARSLGGSGVTLMVACISPSSHCLSETLSTLHYASRARRVTTRPLANRVSREKLLQTLEKEIHALQLENLSLRQQLCLPRVPARSMEMPGTPPREGARPGWGGRYGPAGLRCSPVEGQLPSQGAPAWPSLYGLLRDFVVENEQLRQPQLSPDPSGDIPAGPSCRATRSSGDGQPLLPSARTPHVPTSHPTRLQQPDTTPASGSRLPVSMGGPGSTDILTWGEDARTTHPLISSLAEAASCLQPPWLPPVLPWAGQCHRVPGTTPGVSSERGGTAQCSSLTALLTPRCCQGPSCRSRSSPRETWVSCHPARRTRLCLAPISSSGTPRHPRESAGAAAGAGARLSGTCSPRSCQALSAVPAPREGSSLRPRRGRDYRSQEPPAPSLSSSGKRHRNGWRSRSKQPRRGQSQQRGSGTAHAVTVPGGMTTARGGTGISDYKDCADPGRDVRTDRQGTDRALQPAQHSQFISV, translated from the exons ATGTTTAACCGAGCGGTGGTACCAGTTGTGCGGGGCAGCCCGCGCTGGCTGGCGGTGGCTCCTGCCGGGACCCGCCGACCGCTGCGGACACCCCGAgtgaggggtgctggggggcacatGGAGCCAgagggggagcggggctgggacccccagccGGGCACACGGCCCAGAACACTCCCACGGGGCCAGGACAGACC GAGCCCCGGAGAGGAGCGGGAGGGCGCCGTGGTGGGCAGAGAGACGCGCCTGAGAGTCGTGCTGAG GGTCCGGCCACTGACCTGCACAGAGACGCGGCGAGGCGACCAGCGGGTTGTGCACAGCCTCGGCGATGGCACCATCCAC GTGAGCGCGGCCAGGCACGATGCCACCTTCGGGTTCAGCGCCGTGTTCGACGCGGGCGCCTCACAGGAGGCCGTGTTCGAAGGCAGCGGGATGAggcagctggtggagctggcCATAGATGG CTTCTCCTGCACCGTCTTTGCCTTCGGGCAGACCGGCTCGGGGAAGACCTACACCCTGATGGGACCCCTCCTCGCCCAG AGCGAGACCCAGCCGGCGTCCCCGGCCCTGCTGGGGCTGATGCAGAGGTCCTTTGCCTGCCTCCTGGAGCAGAGCCGGAGCCGCGGCTCTGACCTGGCTCTCAGTGCCTCCTACCTGGAGATCTACAACGAGCAG GTGCGGGACCTGCTGAGCCCGGGGCCGCCGTGCGCCCTGCCCCTGCGGTGGAGCAAAACCCACGGCTTCTACGTGGAGAACCAGCTCAGCGTGGACTTTGAGAGCCTGGAGGCCATTGCCAACCTGCTCCTGCAAG GATCCCAGAGGCGACAGACCTCGGCGCACGCCCTCAATAGGCACTCGAGCCGCAGCCACGCTCTTCTGACCATCAATGTCCGCAGCCGGGCCGTGAGCACACATCCTGCTCcagggggagggctggggggcggggctggggctctTTGTGGAGATGCAAACAACCCCGGGGTATGGGGGGTCACGTCCTCCTCCCCAAGGATGTGTTGGTGGGGCTGGGGCGAGCAGCAAGGAGCCAAATCCCAGACCCAGGGGTTGGAACGCTGCTGTGGGCCGCGGGGAAGGGGTGAGGGAGGCCAGAGCATCACCCCCCCAAAACGGgttccccagcccagcacccgCCCCGGCAAGCAGGGCACGCTGTGCTTCGTGGACCTGGCTGGCAGCGAGCGGGTGAAGGAGACCGGCTCCAGCGGGGAGCTCTCCGTGGAAGCCAACAATATCAACCGCAGCCTCCTGGCACTGG GACACTGCATCTCTCTGTTGGCCAAACCCCGAGGGAAGCGGATGCACATCCCCTACCGGGACAGCAAGCTCACCCGGCTGCTGGCACGCTCCCTGGGTGGCTCGGGCGTCACCCTAATG GTCGCTTGCATCTCCCCGTCCTCACACTGCCTCTCGGAGACGCTAAGCACGCTGCACTACGCCAGCCGGGCCCGGAGGGTCACCACCAGACCCCTGGCCAACAGG GTGTCTCgggagaagctgctgcaaaCCTTGGAGAAAGAAATCCATGCCTTGCAGCTGGAAAACCTCTCCCTGCgccagcagctgtgcctgcccagGGTGCCAGCGAGGAGCATGGAGATGCCAGGGACCCCTCCAAgggagggggcacggccgggCTGGGGAGGCAGGTATGGACCCGCAGGGCTGCGGTGCTCCCCTGTCGAAGGGCAGCTCCCGTCACAGGGAGCCCCTGCCTGGCCCAGCCTCTACGGCCTCCTGCGGGACTTCGTGGTGGAGAATGAGCAGCTGAG gcagccccagctgtccccagacCCCAGCGGTGACATCCCAGCTGGCCCATCCTGCAGAGCCACCCGCAGCTCCGGTGACGGCCAGCCCCTGCTCCCGAGTGCCCGCaccccccatgtccccaccaGCCACCCCACGAGGCTCCAGCAGCCCGACACGACACCTGCCTCTGGCTCCCGGCTCCCGGTGAGCATGGGGGGCCCGGGCTCCACGGACATCCTCACATGGGGAGAGGATGCCCGAACCACCCACCCGCTGATCTCCTCTCTTGCAGaagctgcctcctgcctccagccgccctggctgcccccagtgctgccctgggCCGGCCAATGCCACCGTGTCCCAGGTACAACCCCGGGGGTCTCTTCGGAGAGGGGCggcacagcacagtgcagcagcCTGACCGCTCTGCTCACCCCAAGGTGCTGCCAGGGCCCCTCGTGCCGCAGCCGATCCTCCCCGAGGGAAACGTGGGTGTCCTGCCACCCGGCCAGGAGGACTCGGCTCTGCCTGGCTCCCATCAGCTCCTCAGGCACCCCCAGGCACCCCAGGGAAAGCG CAGGAGCCGcggcaggagcaggagctcGACTCAGCGGCACCTGctcccccaggagctgccaggcCCTGAGCGCCGTCCCAGCCCCGAGGGAAGGGTCATCCCTTCGGCCCCGCCGTGGCCGGGATTACCGGAGCCAAGAg CCGCCGGCACCATCCCTCTCCTCCAGTGGGAAGAGGCACCGGAATGGCTGGCGGAGCAGATCTAAGCAGCCGCGCCGCGGACAGAGCCAGCAGCGGGGATCTGGCACAGCCCACGCAGTTACTGTACCTGGAGGGATGACCACAGCCCGCGGGGGCACGGGGATCTCAGACTACAAGGACTGCGCAGACCCCGGGCGGGATGTACGGACGGACAGACAGGGCACAGACAGGGCTCTCCAGCCTGCACAGCACTCGCAGTTTATTTCTGTCTAG
- the KIF12 gene encoding kinesin-like protein KIF12 isoform X7, whose protein sequence is MFNRAVVPVVRGSPRWLAVAPAGTRRPLRTPRVRGAGGHMEPEGERGWDPQPGTRPRTLPRGQDRPSPGEEREGAVVGRETRLRVVLRVRPLTCTETRRGDQRVVHSLGDGTIHVSAARHDATFGFSAVFDAGASQEAVFEGSGMRQLVELAIDGFSCTVFAFGQTGSGKTYTLMGPLLAQSETQPASPALLGLMQRSFACLLEQSRSRGSDLALSASYLEIYNEQVRDLLSPGPPCALPLRWSKTHGFYVENQLSVDFESLEAIANLLLQGSQRRQTSAHALNRHSSRSHALLTINVRSRAPSTRPGKQGTLCFVDLAGSERVKETGSSGELSVEANNINRSLLALGHCISLLAKPRGKRMHIPYRDSKLTRLLARSLGGSGVTLMVACISPSSHCLSETLSTLHYASRARRVTTRPLANRVSREKLLQTLEKEIHALQLENLSLRQQLCLPRVPARSMEMPGTPPREGARPGWGGRYGPAGLRCSPVEGQLPSQGAPAWPSLYGLLRDFVVENEQLRQPQLSPDPSGDIPAGPSCRATRSSGDGQPLLPSARTPHVPTSHPTRLQQPDTTPASGSRLPVSMGGPGSTDILTWGEDARTTHPLISSLAEAASCLQPPWLPPVLPWAGQCHRVPGTTPGVSSERGGTAQCSSLTALLTPRCCQGPSCRSRSSPRETWVSCHPARRTRLCLAPISSSGTPRHPRESAGAAAGAGARLSGTCSPRSCQALSAVPAPREGSSLRPRRGRDYRSQEPPAPSLSSSGKRHRNGWRSRSKQPRRGQSQQRGSGTAHAVTVPGGMTTARGGTGISDYKDCADPGRDVRTDRQGTDRALQPAQHSQFISV, encoded by the exons ATGTTTAACCGAGCGGTGGTACCAGTTGTGCGGGGCAGCCCGCGCTGGCTGGCGGTGGCTCCTGCCGGGACCCGCCGACCGCTGCGGACACCCCGAgtgaggggtgctggggggcacatGGAGCCAgagggggagcggggctgggacccccagccGGGCACACGGCCCAGAACACTCCCACGGGGCCAGGACAGACC GAGCCCCGGAGAGGAGCGGGAGGGCGCCGTGGTGGGCAGAGAGACGCGCCTGAGAGTCGTGCTGAG GGTCCGGCCACTGACCTGCACAGAGACGCGGCGAGGCGACCAGCGGGTTGTGCACAGCCTCGGCGATGGCACCATCCAC GTGAGCGCGGCCAGGCACGATGCCACCTTCGGGTTCAGCGCCGTGTTCGACGCGGGCGCCTCACAGGAGGCCGTGTTCGAAGGCAGCGGGATGAggcagctggtggagctggcCATAGATGG CTTCTCCTGCACCGTCTTTGCCTTCGGGCAGACCGGCTCGGGGAAGACCTACACCCTGATGGGACCCCTCCTCGCCCAG AGCGAGACCCAGCCGGCGTCCCCGGCCCTGCTGGGGCTGATGCAGAGGTCCTTTGCCTGCCTCCTGGAGCAGAGCCGGAGCCGCGGCTCTGACCTGGCTCTCAGTGCCTCCTACCTGGAGATCTACAACGAGCAG GTGCGGGACCTGCTGAGCCCGGGGCCGCCGTGCGCCCTGCCCCTGCGGTGGAGCAAAACCCACGGCTTCTACGTGGAGAACCAGCTCAGCGTGGACTTTGAGAGCCTGGAGGCCATTGCCAACCTGCTCCTGCAAG GATCCCAGAGGCGACAGACCTCGGCGCACGCCCTCAATAGGCACTCGAGCCGCAGCCACGCTCTTCTGACCATCAATGTCCGCAGCCGGGCC cccagcacccgCCCCGGCAAGCAGGGCACGCTGTGCTTCGTGGACCTGGCTGGCAGCGAGCGGGTGAAGGAGACCGGCTCCAGCGGGGAGCTCTCCGTGGAAGCCAACAATATCAACCGCAGCCTCCTGGCACTGG GACACTGCATCTCTCTGTTGGCCAAACCCCGAGGGAAGCGGATGCACATCCCCTACCGGGACAGCAAGCTCACCCGGCTGCTGGCACGCTCCCTGGGTGGCTCGGGCGTCACCCTAATG GTCGCTTGCATCTCCCCGTCCTCACACTGCCTCTCGGAGACGCTAAGCACGCTGCACTACGCCAGCCGGGCCCGGAGGGTCACCACCAGACCCCTGGCCAACAGG GTGTCTCgggagaagctgctgcaaaCCTTGGAGAAAGAAATCCATGCCTTGCAGCTGGAAAACCTCTCCCTGCgccagcagctgtgcctgcccagGGTGCCAGCGAGGAGCATGGAGATGCCAGGGACCCCTCCAAgggagggggcacggccgggCTGGGGAGGCAGGTATGGACCCGCAGGGCTGCGGTGCTCCCCTGTCGAAGGGCAGCTCCCGTCACAGGGAGCCCCTGCCTGGCCCAGCCTCTACGGCCTCCTGCGGGACTTCGTGGTGGAGAATGAGCAGCTGAG gcagccccagctgtccccagacCCCAGCGGTGACATCCCAGCTGGCCCATCCTGCAGAGCCACCCGCAGCTCCGGTGACGGCCAGCCCCTGCTCCCGAGTGCCCGCaccccccatgtccccaccaGCCACCCCACGAGGCTCCAGCAGCCCGACACGACACCTGCCTCTGGCTCCCGGCTCCCGGTGAGCATGGGGGGCCCGGGCTCCACGGACATCCTCACATGGGGAGAGGATGCCCGAACCACCCACCCGCTGATCTCCTCTCTTGCAGaagctgcctcctgcctccagccgccctggctgcccccagtgctgccctgggCCGGCCAATGCCACCGTGTCCCAGGTACAACCCCGGGGGTCTCTTCGGAGAGGGGCggcacagcacagtgcagcagcCTGACCGCTCTGCTCACCCCAAGGTGCTGCCAGGGCCCCTCGTGCCGCAGCCGATCCTCCCCGAGGGAAACGTGGGTGTCCTGCCACCCGGCCAGGAGGACTCGGCTCTGCCTGGCTCCCATCAGCTCCTCAGGCACCCCCAGGCACCCCAGGGAAAGCG CAGGAGCCGcggcaggagcaggagctcGACTCAGCGGCACCTGctcccccaggagctgccaggcCCTGAGCGCCGTCCCAGCCCCGAGGGAAGGGTCATCCCTTCGGCCCCGCCGTGGCCGGGATTACCGGAGCCAAGAg CCGCCGGCACCATCCCTCTCCTCCAGTGGGAAGAGGCACCGGAATGGCTGGCGGAGCAGATCTAAGCAGCCGCGCCGCGGACAGAGCCAGCAGCGGGGATCTGGCACAGCCCACGCAGTTACTGTACCTGGAGGGATGACCACAGCCCGCGGGGGCACGGGGATCTCAGACTACAAGGACTGCGCAGACCCCGGGCGGGATGTACGGACGGACAGACAGGGCACAGACAGGGCTCTCCAGCCTGCACAGCACTCGCAGTTTATTTCTGTCTAG
- the KIF12 gene encoding kinesin-like protein KIF12 isoform X6, giving the protein MFNRAVVPVVRGSPRWLAVAPAGTRRPLRTPRVRGAGGHMEPEGERGWDPQPGTRPRTLPRGQDRPSPGEEREGAVVGRETRLRVVLRVRPLTCTETRRGDQRVVHSLGDGTIHVSAARHDATFGFSAVFDAGASQEAVFEGSGMRQLVELAIDGFSCTVFAFGQTGSGKTYTLMGPLLAQSETQPASPALLGLMQRSFACLLEQSRSRGSDLALSASYLEIYNEQVRDLLSPGPPCALPLRWSKTHGFYVENQLSVDFESLEAIANLLLQGSQRRQTSAHALNRHSSRSHALLTINVRSRAVSTHPAPGGGLGGGAGALCGDANNPGVWGVTSSSPRMCWWGWGEQQGAKSQTQGLERCCGPRGRGEGGQSITPPKRVPQPSTRPGKQGTLCFVDLAGSERVKETGSSGELSVEANNINRSLLALGHCISLLAKPRGKRMHIPYRDSKLTRLLARSLGGSGVTLMVACISPSSHCLSETLSTLHYASRARRVTTRPLANRVSREKLLQTLEKEIHALQLENLSLRQQLCLPRVPARSMEMPGTPPREGARPGWGGRYGPAGLRCSPVEGQLPSQGAPAWPSLYGLLRDFVVENEQLRQPQLSPDPSGDIPAGPSCRATRSSGDGQPLLPSARTPHVPTSHPTRLQQPDTTPASGSRLPVSMGGPGSTDILTWGEDARTTHPLISSLAEAASCLQPPWLPPVLPWAGQCHRVPGTTPGVSSERGGTAQCSSLTALLTPRCCQGPSCRSRSSPRETWVSCHPARRTRLCLAPISSSGTPRHPRESAGAAAGAGARLSGTCSPRSCQALSAVPAPREGSSLRPRRGRDYRSQEWEEAPEWLAEQI; this is encoded by the exons ATGTTTAACCGAGCGGTGGTACCAGTTGTGCGGGGCAGCCCGCGCTGGCTGGCGGTGGCTCCTGCCGGGACCCGCCGACCGCTGCGGACACCCCGAgtgaggggtgctggggggcacatGGAGCCAgagggggagcggggctgggacccccagccGGGCACACGGCCCAGAACACTCCCACGGGGCCAGGACAGACC GAGCCCCGGAGAGGAGCGGGAGGGCGCCGTGGTGGGCAGAGAGACGCGCCTGAGAGTCGTGCTGAG GGTCCGGCCACTGACCTGCACAGAGACGCGGCGAGGCGACCAGCGGGTTGTGCACAGCCTCGGCGATGGCACCATCCAC GTGAGCGCGGCCAGGCACGATGCCACCTTCGGGTTCAGCGCCGTGTTCGACGCGGGCGCCTCACAGGAGGCCGTGTTCGAAGGCAGCGGGATGAggcagctggtggagctggcCATAGATGG CTTCTCCTGCACCGTCTTTGCCTTCGGGCAGACCGGCTCGGGGAAGACCTACACCCTGATGGGACCCCTCCTCGCCCAG AGCGAGACCCAGCCGGCGTCCCCGGCCCTGCTGGGGCTGATGCAGAGGTCCTTTGCCTGCCTCCTGGAGCAGAGCCGGAGCCGCGGCTCTGACCTGGCTCTCAGTGCCTCCTACCTGGAGATCTACAACGAGCAG GTGCGGGACCTGCTGAGCCCGGGGCCGCCGTGCGCCCTGCCCCTGCGGTGGAGCAAAACCCACGGCTTCTACGTGGAGAACCAGCTCAGCGTGGACTTTGAGAGCCTGGAGGCCATTGCCAACCTGCTCCTGCAAG GATCCCAGAGGCGACAGACCTCGGCGCACGCCCTCAATAGGCACTCGAGCCGCAGCCACGCTCTTCTGACCATCAATGTCCGCAGCCGGGCCGTGAGCACACATCCTGCTCcagggggagggctggggggcggggctggggctctTTGTGGAGATGCAAACAACCCCGGGGTATGGGGGGTCACGTCCTCCTCCCCAAGGATGTGTTGGTGGGGCTGGGGCGAGCAGCAAGGAGCCAAATCCCAGACCCAGGGGTTGGAACGCTGCTGTGGGCCGCGGGGAAGGGGTGAGGGAGGCCAGAGCATCACCCCCCCAAAACGGgttccccagcccagcacccgCCCCGGCAAGCAGGGCACGCTGTGCTTCGTGGACCTGGCTGGCAGCGAGCGGGTGAAGGAGACCGGCTCCAGCGGGGAGCTCTCCGTGGAAGCCAACAATATCAACCGCAGCCTCCTGGCACTGG GACACTGCATCTCTCTGTTGGCCAAACCCCGAGGGAAGCGGATGCACATCCCCTACCGGGACAGCAAGCTCACCCGGCTGCTGGCACGCTCCCTGGGTGGCTCGGGCGTCACCCTAATG GTCGCTTGCATCTCCCCGTCCTCACACTGCCTCTCGGAGACGCTAAGCACGCTGCACTACGCCAGCCGGGCCCGGAGGGTCACCACCAGACCCCTGGCCAACAGG GTGTCTCgggagaagctgctgcaaaCCTTGGAGAAAGAAATCCATGCCTTGCAGCTGGAAAACCTCTCCCTGCgccagcagctgtgcctgcccagGGTGCCAGCGAGGAGCATGGAGATGCCAGGGACCCCTCCAAgggagggggcacggccgggCTGGGGAGGCAGGTATGGACCCGCAGGGCTGCGGTGCTCCCCTGTCGAAGGGCAGCTCCCGTCACAGGGAGCCCCTGCCTGGCCCAGCCTCTACGGCCTCCTGCGGGACTTCGTGGTGGAGAATGAGCAGCTGAG gcagccccagctgtccccagacCCCAGCGGTGACATCCCAGCTGGCCCATCCTGCAGAGCCACCCGCAGCTCCGGTGACGGCCAGCCCCTGCTCCCGAGTGCCCGCaccccccatgtccccaccaGCCACCCCACGAGGCTCCAGCAGCCCGACACGACACCTGCCTCTGGCTCCCGGCTCCCGGTGAGCATGGGGGGCCCGGGCTCCACGGACATCCTCACATGGGGAGAGGATGCCCGAACCACCCACCCGCTGATCTCCTCTCTTGCAGaagctgcctcctgcctccagccgccctggctgcccccagtgctgccctgggCCGGCCAATGCCACCGTGTCCCAGGTACAACCCCGGGGGTCTCTTCGGAGAGGGGCggcacagcacagtgcagcagcCTGACCGCTCTGCTCACCCCAAGGTGCTGCCAGGGCCCCTCGTGCCGCAGCCGATCCTCCCCGAGGGAAACGTGGGTGTCCTGCCACCCGGCCAGGAGGACTCGGCTCTGCCTGGCTCCCATCAGCTCCTCAGGCACCCCCAGGCACCCCAGGGAAAGCG CAGGAGCCGcggcaggagcaggagctcGACTCAGCGGCACCTGctcccccaggagctgccaggcCCTGAGCGCCGTCCCAGCCCCGAGGGAAGGGTCATCCCTTCGGCCCCGCCGTGGCCGGGATTACCGGAGCCAAGAg TGGGAAGAGGCACCGGAATGGCTGGCGGAGCAGATCTAA
- the KIF12 gene encoding kinesin-like protein KIF12 isoform X2, which translates to MFNRAVVPVVRGSPRWLAVAPAGTRRPLRTPRVRGAGGHMEPEGERGWDPQPGTRPRTLPRGQDRPSPGEEREGAVVGRETRLRVVLRVRPLTCTETRRGDQRVVHSLGDGTIHVSAARHDATFGFSAVFDAGASQEAVFEGSGMRQLVELAIDGFSCTVFAFGQTGSGKTYTLMGPLLAQSETQPASPALLGLMQRSFACLLEQSRSRGSDLALSASYLEIYNEQVRDLLSPGPPCALPLRWSKTHGFYVENQLSVDFESLEAIANLLLQGSQRRQTSAHALNRHSSRSHALLTINVRSRAVSTHPAPGGGLGGGAGALCGDANNPGVWGVTSSSPRMCWWGWGEQQGAKSQTQGLERCCGPRGRGEGGQSITPPKRVPQPSTRPGKQGTLCFVDLAGSERVKETGSSGELSVEANNINRSLLALGHCISLLAKPRGKRMHIPYRDSKLTRLLARSLGGSGVTLMVACISPSSHCLSETLSTLHYASRARRVTTRPLANRVSREKLLQTLEKEIHALQLENLSLRQQLCLPRVPARSMEMPGTPPREGARPGWGGRYGPAGLRCSPVEGQLPSQGAPAWPSLYGLLRDFVVENEQLRQPQLSPDPSGDIPAGPSCRATRSSGDGQPLLPSARTPHVPTSHPTRLQQPDTTPASGSRLPVSMGGPGSTDILTWGEDARTTHPLISSLAEAASCLQPPWLPPVLPWAGQCHRVPGTTPGVSSERGGTAQCSSLTALLTPRCCQGPSCRSRSSPRETWVSCHPARRTRLCLAPISSSGTPRHPRESGAAAGAGARLSGTCSPRSCQALSAVPAPREGSSLRPRRGRDYRSQEPPAPSLSSSGKRHRNGWRSRSKQPRRGQSQQRGSGTAHAVTVPGGMTTARGGTGISDYKDCADPGRDVRTDRQGTDRALQPAQHSQFISV; encoded by the exons ATGTTTAACCGAGCGGTGGTACCAGTTGTGCGGGGCAGCCCGCGCTGGCTGGCGGTGGCTCCTGCCGGGACCCGCCGACCGCTGCGGACACCCCGAgtgaggggtgctggggggcacatGGAGCCAgagggggagcggggctgggacccccagccGGGCACACGGCCCAGAACACTCCCACGGGGCCAGGACAGACC GAGCCCCGGAGAGGAGCGGGAGGGCGCCGTGGTGGGCAGAGAGACGCGCCTGAGAGTCGTGCTGAG GGTCCGGCCACTGACCTGCACAGAGACGCGGCGAGGCGACCAGCGGGTTGTGCACAGCCTCGGCGATGGCACCATCCAC GTGAGCGCGGCCAGGCACGATGCCACCTTCGGGTTCAGCGCCGTGTTCGACGCGGGCGCCTCACAGGAGGCCGTGTTCGAAGGCAGCGGGATGAggcagctggtggagctggcCATAGATGG CTTCTCCTGCACCGTCTTTGCCTTCGGGCAGACCGGCTCGGGGAAGACCTACACCCTGATGGGACCCCTCCTCGCCCAG AGCGAGACCCAGCCGGCGTCCCCGGCCCTGCTGGGGCTGATGCAGAGGTCCTTTGCCTGCCTCCTGGAGCAGAGCCGGAGCCGCGGCTCTGACCTGGCTCTCAGTGCCTCCTACCTGGAGATCTACAACGAGCAG GTGCGGGACCTGCTGAGCCCGGGGCCGCCGTGCGCCCTGCCCCTGCGGTGGAGCAAAACCCACGGCTTCTACGTGGAGAACCAGCTCAGCGTGGACTTTGAGAGCCTGGAGGCCATTGCCAACCTGCTCCTGCAAG GATCCCAGAGGCGACAGACCTCGGCGCACGCCCTCAATAGGCACTCGAGCCGCAGCCACGCTCTTCTGACCATCAATGTCCGCAGCCGGGCCGTGAGCACACATCCTGCTCcagggggagggctggggggcggggctggggctctTTGTGGAGATGCAAACAACCCCGGGGTATGGGGGGTCACGTCCTCCTCCCCAAGGATGTGTTGGTGGGGCTGGGGCGAGCAGCAAGGAGCCAAATCCCAGACCCAGGGGTTGGAACGCTGCTGTGGGCCGCGGGGAAGGGGTGAGGGAGGCCAGAGCATCACCCCCCCAAAACGGgttccccagcccagcacccgCCCCGGCAAGCAGGGCACGCTGTGCTTCGTGGACCTGGCTGGCAGCGAGCGGGTGAAGGAGACCGGCTCCAGCGGGGAGCTCTCCGTGGAAGCCAACAATATCAACCGCAGCCTCCTGGCACTGG GACACTGCATCTCTCTGTTGGCCAAACCCCGAGGGAAGCGGATGCACATCCCCTACCGGGACAGCAAGCTCACCCGGCTGCTGGCACGCTCCCTGGGTGGCTCGGGCGTCACCCTAATG GTCGCTTGCATCTCCCCGTCCTCACACTGCCTCTCGGAGACGCTAAGCACGCTGCACTACGCCAGCCGGGCCCGGAGGGTCACCACCAGACCCCTGGCCAACAGG GTGTCTCgggagaagctgctgcaaaCCTTGGAGAAAGAAATCCATGCCTTGCAGCTGGAAAACCTCTCCCTGCgccagcagctgtgcctgcccagGGTGCCAGCGAGGAGCATGGAGATGCCAGGGACCCCTCCAAgggagggggcacggccgggCTGGGGAGGCAGGTATGGACCCGCAGGGCTGCGGTGCTCCCCTGTCGAAGGGCAGCTCCCGTCACAGGGAGCCCCTGCCTGGCCCAGCCTCTACGGCCTCCTGCGGGACTTCGTGGTGGAGAATGAGCAGCTGAG gcagccccagctgtccccagacCCCAGCGGTGACATCCCAGCTGGCCCATCCTGCAGAGCCACCCGCAGCTCCGGTGACGGCCAGCCCCTGCTCCCGAGTGCCCGCaccccccatgtccccaccaGCCACCCCACGAGGCTCCAGCAGCCCGACACGACACCTGCCTCTGGCTCCCGGCTCCCGGTGAGCATGGGGGGCCCGGGCTCCACGGACATCCTCACATGGGGAGAGGATGCCCGAACCACCCACCCGCTGATCTCCTCTCTTGCAGaagctgcctcctgcctccagccgccctggctgcccccagtgctgccctgggCCGGCCAATGCCACCGTGTCCCAGGTACAACCCCGGGGGTCTCTTCGGAGAGGGGCggcacagcacagtgcagcagcCTGACCGCTCTGCTCACCCCAAGGTGCTGCCAGGGCCCCTCGTGCCGCAGCCGATCCTCCCCGAGGGAAACGTGGGTGTCCTGCCACCCGGCCAGGAGGACTCGGCTCTGCCTGGCTCCCATCAGCTCCTCAGGCACCCCCAGGCACCCCAGGGAAAGCG GAGCCGcggcaggagcaggagctcGACTCAGCGGCACCTGctcccccaggagctgccaggcCCTGAGCGCCGTCCCAGCCCCGAGGGAAGGGTCATCCCTTCGGCCCCGCCGTGGCCGGGATTACCGGAGCCAAGAg CCGCCGGCACCATCCCTCTCCTCCAGTGGGAAGAGGCACCGGAATGGCTGGCGGAGCAGATCTAAGCAGCCGCGCCGCGGACAGAGCCAGCAGCGGGGATCTGGCACAGCCCACGCAGTTACTGTACCTGGAGGGATGACCACAGCCCGCGGGGGCACGGGGATCTCAGACTACAAGGACTGCGCAGACCCCGGGCGGGATGTACGGACGGACAGACAGGGCACAGACAGGGCTCTCCAGCCTGCACAGCACTCGCAGTTTATTTCTGTCTAG